One window from the genome of Garra rufa chromosome 1, GarRuf1.0, whole genome shotgun sequence encodes:
- the LOC141323651 gene encoding uncharacterized protein produces the protein MPQPQSSLTQSLQDGQSEKTSKQKRAQTTGTRSYFSCVQCGNNFTQKGSLKTHMIIHTGKKPYTCQQCGKSFILKGHLNRHMMIHIGENPFTCQQCGKSFTLKGCLNRHMMIHTGEKPYTCQQCGKSFNQRGNLEVHQKFHTMENHFTCQQCGKSFTLKGSLNIHMRVHTGVKPYTCSQCGKSFAQSGHLKVHQKIHTMESPFTCQWCGKSFNEKGSLNRHMRVHTGEKPHSCKLCGKSFNKKGTLNLHMRVHTGEKPYSCKLCGKSFNQKGTLNKHMRVHTGEKPYTCSQCGNCFSLKGSLDRHMKIHNREKPNRSP, from the coding sequence tctgaaaagacttctaaacaaaaaagagctcaaactacaggaactaggagttatttttcttgcgttcagtgtggaaacaatttcactcaaaaaggaagccttaaaacACATATGATTATTCACACTGGAAAGAAGCCGTAcacttgccaacagtgtggaaagagtttcatcctaaaaggacaccttaacagacacatgatgattcacattggagagaacccttttacctgccaacagtgtggaaagagtttcactctaaaaggatgccttaacagacacatgatgattcacactggagagaagccttacacatgccaacagtgtggaaagagtttcaatcaaagaggaaaccttgaagtccaccagaaaTTTCACACCATGGAGAACcattttacctgccaacagtgtggaaagagtttcactctaaaaggaagccttaacattcacatgagggTCCACACTGGAGTGAAGCCTTACACCTgctctcaatgtggaaagagtttcgctcaaaGTGGACATCTtaaagtccaccagaaaattcacaccatggagagcccttttacctgccagtggtgtggaaagagtttcaatgaaaaaggaagccttaacagacacatgagagttcatactggagagaagcctcactcatgcaaactgtgtggaaagagtttcaataaaaaaggaacccttaaccttcatatgagagttcatactggagagaagccttactcatgcaaactgtgtggaaagagttttaatcaaaaaggaacccttaacaagcacatgagagttcatactggagagaagccttacacatgctctcagtgtggaaactgttttagtctaaaaggaagccttgacaggcacatgaagattcataatagagagaaacccaacagatccccttag